In Haliotis asinina isolate JCU_RB_2024 chromosome 11, JCU_Hal_asi_v2, whole genome shotgun sequence, the genomic stretch tgagtgagtgaatgtagttttacaccgctgttagcaatatttcaccaacaTCACATCAGAGAACACCAGaagttggcttcacacattatacccacatgaggaatcgaacccgggtcttcggcgtaacgaacGCTAACCACTGAGATACCTCGCCGCCCATAtcacagaatgagtgagtgagtttagttttactccgcactcagcaatattacagctataaggcagcggtctgtaaacaatcgagtctggaccagacaatccagtgatcaacaacatgagaatcgatctgcgcaagtgggaaccaatGAGATATGTCACAGAATGAGcaccatacatacatgtaccatGTTCTGGTCGGTCGACTCCGGCTGGTCTATGTTGATGAAGAGGATCCTCGCAAGAAAACTAAAGCACAAAGTTTTCACAAGCCGCGGCAGTTTGTGTCCACTCGCCCCTCGGTGATGAATATTCAAAGTGAACACGGCCAGCGCAACACTCAGAGACACAATAACGATGTTGATCGCGTAGTACCATCCTGTAGGTGCAAAGCCCATATTAAAGATATTTCATGGGAAGAATGCCATAGTGATTCCCAGAAAGAATATTTATAGCTGTATCTGTGTGAATGACGACTGCATGTTGTAAACCCACATCGCTAGTATGGCGTACAGTATAGAAAAAAGCATAAAAGTTGCACAGATACAGTTGAAATTATTCATAAATGTAGCAGCCATGCAGCAAAAATGTAGTATGCATGTACATGTTGTATAAATGAGtataaaatattgtgtaaatgtgacataaatatgacataatGCAATGTAAAGTATATCGCATACATATAATATAAAAGTAGCATAATGTTGTACATATCGTACAATGTAATATAAATGTCGTATAAATATAGTTTGAATGTAGTATAAATTCAGCAGAGATATAGTACACATGTTAGGTACGTGTGGTGTACTGTACGGTACGTATCATAGTGATAGCCATTGTCCAcgtatttgggtttttttccctAAACACAACGTACCAAGTAGAGGGATTTCCACCGACGTCGATGGCAGCCATGTCGACAGAACAAGCAACAACGCTATCATTGACAAAAGAGAAGTGATTCCAATAGATATTTTCTCTCCGGATTCGTTGGGCACCAGGAGTCCCAGCAGAGCCACCAAGGTGATGATGAGGCAGGGCATGACGAGATACATGATGAAGAACAGGGGCCGCCGTCTCAGGGTCACTGTGTACACTAATGTAATATAGGGTTCTGGGCAACACGAGTAATAAAGGACCCACCTGTCCTTATTAAATGAGATCATGTTCCATCCTGTATTGGAAACATATTCATTTAAGAGTGCTGCCCCTCGTTCACCATTTGTGATATTGAGTCGATCACCATGGTATGTCCACGACTCAAACAGCATCCGACATTCTTGTTGATCCATGGGAAAGGATGTGACGTTGATTTCACACGACGTCTTCAAGATGGCCTGGTAGTTGAGCAAAACGTGTCCACTTGACTGCAGAATGGCGTTGTTTGGTCCGGATGAAGATAATAGATCGATTTCCACTCTGCATAGAAAATGAATCAGTATCAGTAAACACTTTGCTCCTATAAATGTAgatatacacaaagaactttTCTGACCAAGACATACCTAACGAATGAATGAGGCCCGACGTTGATCCTTTGGGACATGTGCAGAACCTGACCCAGTTAGAAGCTATTTTACACTAGGAATTGTATGGACGAGACTTTCGGAGAAACAGGAGGCTGACAGGGTgcatgaggaggagagtgctgaGTGCCATACTGTCACATGTAGGTTACACTCGGTATTGACCTTGAAGTGTTTAAGGCAtgcaaaatgacatgtttggtaGTCATGAGCAACAAAGGGATCCACCTGTGCAGAACCTGACCCAGTTAGAAGCTATTTTACACTAGGAATTGTATGGACGAGACTTTCGGAGAAACAGGAGGCTGACAGGGTgcatgaggaggagagtgctgaGTGCCATACTGTCACATGTAGGTTACACTCGGTATTGACCTTGAAGTGTTTAAGGCAtgcaaaatgacatgtttggtaGTCATGAGCAACAAAGGGATCCACCTGTGCAGAACCTGACCCAGTTAGAAGCTATTTTACACTAGGAATTGTATGGACGAGACTTTCGGAGAAACAGGAGGCTGACAGGGTgcatgaggaggagagtgctgaGTGCCATACTGTCACATGTAGGTTACACTCGGTATTGACCTTGAAGTGTTTAAGGCAtgcaaaatgacatgtttggtaGTCATGAGCAACAAAGGGATCCACCTGTGCAGAACCTGACCCAGTTAGAAGCTATTTTACACTAGGAATTGTATGGACGAGACTTTCGGAGAAACAGGAGGCTGACAGGGTgcatgaggaggagagtgctgaGTGCCATACTGTCACATGTAGGTTACACTCGGTATTGACCTTGAAGTGTTTAAGGCAtgcaaaatgacatgtttggtaGTCATGAGCAACAAAGGGATCCACCTGTGCAGAACCTGACCCAGTTAGAAGCTATTTTACACTAGGAATTGTATGGACGAGACTTTCGGAGAAACAGGAGGCTGACAGGGTgcatgaggaggagagtgctgaGTGCCATACTGTCACATGTAGGTTACACTCGGTATTGACCTTGAAGTGTTTAAGGCAtgcaaaatgacatgtttggtaGTCAGGAGCAACAAAGGGATCCACCTGTGCAGAACCTGACCCAGTTAGAAGCTATTTTACACTAGGAATTGTATGGACGAGACTTTCGGAGAAACAGGAGGCTGACAGGGTgcatgaggaggagagtgctgaGTGCCATACTGTCACATGTAGGTTACACTCGGTATTGACCTTGAAGTGTTTAAGGCAtgcaaaatgacatgtttggtaGTCATGAGCAACAAAGGGATCCACCTGTGCAGAACCTGACCCAGTTAGAAGCTATTTTACACTAGGAATTGTATGGACGAGACTTTCGGAGAAACAGGAGGCTGACAGGGTgcatgaggaggagagtgctgaGTGCCATACTGTCACATGTAGGTTACACTCGGTATTGACCTTGAAGTGTTTAAGGCAtgcaaaatgacatgtttggtaGTCATGAGCAACAAAGGGATCCACCTGTGCAGAACCTGACCCAGTTAGAAGCTATTTTACACTAGGAATTGTATGGACGAGACTTTCGGAGAAACAGGAGGCTGACAGGGTgcatgaggaggagagtgctgaGTGCCATACTGTCACATGTAGGTTACACTCGGTATTGACCTTGAAGTGTTTAAGGCAtgcaaaatgacatgtttggtaGTCATGAGCAACAAAGGGATCCACCTGTGCAGAACCTGACCCAGTTAGAAGCTATTTTACACTAGGAATTGTATGGACGAGACTTTCGGAGAAACAGGAGGCTGACAGGGTgcatgaggaggagagtgctgaGTGCCATACTGTCACATGTAGGTTACACTCGGTATTGACCTTGAAGTGTTTAAGGCAtgcaaaatgacatgtttggtaGTCATGAGCAACAAAGGGATCCACCTGTGCAGAACCTGACCCAGTTAGAAGCTATTTTACACTAGGAATTGTATGGACGAGACTTTCGGAGAAACAGGAGGCTGACAGGGTgcatgaggaggagagtgctgaGTGCCATACTGTCACATGTAGGTTACACTCGGTATTGACCTTGAAGTGTTTAAGGCAtgcaaaatgacatgtttggtaGTCATGAGCAACAAAGGGATCCACCTGTGCAGAACCTGACCCAGTTAGAAGCTATTTTACACTAGGAATTGTATGGACGAGACTTTCGGAGAAACAGGAGGCTGACAGGGTgcatgaggaggagagtgctgaGTGCCATACTGTCACATGTAGGTTACACTCGGTATTGACCTTGAAGTGTTTAAGGCAtgcaaaatgacatgtttggtaGTCATGAGCAACAAAGGGATCCACCTGTGCAGAACCTGACCCAGTTAGAAGCTATTTTACACTAGGAATTGTATGGACGAGACTTTCGGAGAAACAGGAGGCTGACAGGGTgcatgaggaggagagtgctgaGTGCCATACTGTCACATGTAGGTTACACTCGGTATTGACCTTGAAGTGTTTAAGGCAtgcaaaatgacatgtttggtaGTCATGAGCAACAAAGGGATCCACCTGTGCAGAACCTGACCCAGTTAGAAGCTATTTTACACTAGGAATTGTATGGACGAGACTTTCGGAGAAACAGGAGGCTGACAGGGTgcatgaggaggagagtgctgaGTGCCATACTGTCACATGTAGGTTACACTCGGTATTGACCTTGAAGTGTTTAAGGCAtgcaaaatgacatgtttggtaGTCATGAGCAACAAAGGGATCCACCTGTGCAGAACCTGACCCAGTTAGAAGCTATTTTACACTAGGAATTGTATGGACGAGACTTTCGGAGAAACAGGAGGCTGACAGGGTgcatgaggaggagagtgctgaGTGCCATACTGTCAC encodes the following:
- the LOC137256200 gene encoding acetylcholine receptor subunit alpha-1-A-like is translated as MLFPEMDVKTLLLFLGWMLVPAACNPKQRLVADLFRSYDKRVEPFGPNTTLDVRMDLTLVEISGIDEQNQVMTTNCWITLIWKDASLEWQTEKYENVTDIRVPADSIWTPDLRIKNAVEIDLLSSSGPNNAILQSSGHVLLNYQAILKTSCEINVTSFPMDQQECRMLFESWTYHGDRLNITNGERGAALLNEYVSNTGWNMISFNKDRWVLYYSCCPEPYITLVYTVTLRRRPLFFIMYLVMPCLIITLVALLGLLVPNESGEKISIGITSLLSMIALLLVLSTWLPSTSVEIPLLGWYYAINIVIVSLSVALAVFTLNIHHRGASGHKLPRLVKTLCFSFLARILFINIDQPESTDQNMVHTLIPADDGAMDGGKAAPTLTEGQPCVWNNVVDILNRLLHTVEKAMDLHKRRIATQESLDEATYEWKQLAIVLERALTIIFLIVTLITTCAMFS